The window ACGGGCTGCAAAACCTGCATGGTTGCCTGTATAGACGGGCATGATCTGCCCCAGGGCGTCATGTGGCGGCGCGTTGCGGAGTACACGGGCGGAAAGTGGGTGCGCCGTGCCAACGGCACGTATGACCAGAATGTGTTTTCCTACTATACGTCCGTCAGTTGCAACCACTGCCAGAACCCCGTGTGCGTGAAGGTTTGCCCCACCACGGCCATGCACAAGGACGAGCAGGGCATTGTGAGCGTGGATCCCGACAAGTGCGTGGGCTGCCGCTATTGCGAGTGGAACTGCCCTTATTCCGCCCCCCAGTATAACAAGCAGTCGGGCAGAATGACCAAGTGCGATTTCTGCAAGGACAGGCTGGCAGCCGGGCTCAAACCCCTGTGCGTGGAAGCCTGCCCCATGCGGGCCATTCACTTTGGCGAATATGAAGACCTGAAAAAACAGTTCGGCGATGCCGAGCACGTGGCTCCGCTGCCGGAGCAGAGCGTGACCTCCCCCTGTCTTGTGATTACGCCGCCCCACAACGCGCAGCCAGTGGGCAGCAACATGGGCAGCATCCGTAATCCGGAGGAGATGTAGCATGGAGTATCTTCAGGAATTTCCGCTGGTATTCTTTACCTTGCTGGTGCAGATGGCCGTAGGCATGGTGCTGGTGGGCAAGTGCGTGCTTGGCAACGAAGCCGACCGCGCACTGCGCGAAGGTGTGCGGCGGCAGAATGTGGCGGCACTGCTTCTGTTTGCCGTGGCCGTGATCATCAGTTTTGTGCATCTGGGCACGCCCATGCATGCGCCCTTTACCCTGCTGCACGTGACGCAGTCGTGGCTCAGCCGCGAAATCCTCATGATCGGCCTTATGGGTCTTGCCCTGTTGTGGCTGGTGCTTGTCGGGCGCAAAAGGCATGCGGTGGATGGCGAGAAGAAAGCCATGATTGTGGCGGGCCTGTGCGGTATTGCACTGCTGTTCGTCATGAGCTGCGTTTACAATCAGTCCACAATGCCCGGCTGGAGCAACTGGGGCGTTTTTACGGCCTTTCTTGCCTCCATGTGCCTGCTTGGCGGATCCTGGCATGGTGTGGTGCTGAGCCTGCGCAAGGAAGGCGCGCCCGTGCGCGCACTGGGTCCCTGCCTTGTGTGGGCGGTGCTGGGCCTTGTGCTGATGGCCGTGAGCCTGCCGCTGGCCATGCCTGAGCAATCCTATCTTGTGAACCCCGGTTCCCGGCTTCTGCCAACGGCCTGCATTGCATGGTCGCACGGCTTGCACGCCC of the Desulfovibrio sp. genome contains:
- a CDS encoding DmsC/YnfH family molybdoenzyme membrane anchor subunit, which encodes MEYLQEFPLVFFTLLVQMAVGMVLVGKCVLGNEADRALREGVRRQNVAALLLFAVAVIISFVHLGTPMHAPFTLLHVTQSWLSREILMIGLMGLALLWLVLVGRKRHAVDGEKKAMIVAGLCGIALLFVMSCVYNQSTMPGWSNWGVFTAFLASMCLLGGSWHGVVLSLRKEGAPVRALGPCLVWAVLGLVLMAVSLPLAMPEQSYLVNPGSRLLPTACIAWSHGLHALASGLGVVLLALAAARGMQGKGFRPALTVPAFLLIVLGEVFGRLVFYLSYSRLGM
- a CDS encoding DMSO/selenate family reductase complex B subunit — its product is MKQPAFYIDMTACTGCKTCMVACIDGHDLPQGVMWRRVAEYTGGKWVRRANGTYDQNVFSYYTSVSCNHCQNPVCVKVCPTTAMHKDEQGIVSVDPDKCVGCRYCEWNCPYSAPQYNKQSGRMTKCDFCKDRLAAGLKPLCVEACPMRAIHFGEYEDLKKQFGDAEHVAPLPEQSVTSPCLVITPPHNAQPVGSNMGSIRNPEEM